From Glycine soja cultivar W05 chromosome 4, ASM419377v2, whole genome shotgun sequence, the proteins below share one genomic window:
- the LOC114409071 gene encoding NAC domain-containing protein 92-like isoform X3 yields MEGTRAKEGTLPPGFRFHPTDEELVTCYLVNKISDSNFTGRAITDVDLNKCEPWELPGKAKMGEKEWYFFSLRDRKYPTGVRTNRATNTGYWKTTGKDKEIFNSETSELIGMKKTLVFYKGRAPRGEKSNWVMHEYRIHSKSSYRTNRQDEWVVCRVFKKSGGAKKYHSSNHARTVNPYSLEIGPSIMPPPMMQLGDPSAHFLYGRNYMNSAELAELARVLRGGGSTSSVNLPIQSQLSYPTSSSAGGGGFIISGLNLNLGGGATATTQPILRPMQPSPPVHTMAQVLDVNSSMMTTSSLGAENNVGYGTEVSNNMNSHGNRYMGMDHHCMDLDNYWPSY; encoded by the exons ATGGAAGGAACTCGTGCAAAAGAGGGAACCCTACCACCGGGATTTCGATTTCACCCTACTGATGAAGAACTTGTCACTTGCTATCTCGTAAATAAGATATCAGATTCTAATTTTACAGGCAGAGCAATAACTGATGTTGATCTCAACAAATGTGAGCCATGGGAGCTTCCAG GGAAAGCAAAGATGGGAGAAAAAGAATGGTACTTCTTCAGTCTGAGAGACCGTAAATACCCAACGGGTGTGAGAACAAATCGAGCAACTAACACCGGGTATTGGAAGACCACAGGGAAAGACAAGGAGATCTTCAACAGTGAAACATCGGAGTTGATTGGCATGAAGAAGACTTTAGTTTTCTACAAAGGCAGAGCTCCCAGAGGAGAAAAAAGCAACTGGGTCATGCATGAATACCGCATTCACTCAAAATCCAGCTATAGAACTAACAGG CAGGATGAATGGGTGGTTTGCCGGGTATTCAAGAAGAGCGGTGGTGCAAAGAAGTACCATTCCTCCAACCATGCAAGAACAGTGAATCCATACAGCTTGGAAATTGGACCAAGTATCATGCCACCACCAATGATGCAACTGGGAGATCCTAGTGCTCATTTCCTTTATGGAAGAAACTACATGAACAGTGCTGAGTTAGCTGAACTTGCTAGGGTTTTAAGAGGGGGTGGATCAACCAGTAGTGTCAACCTCCCAATTCAGTCTCAGTTGAGCTACCCTACATCATCATCAGCTGGAGGAGGAGGATTCATCATTTCAGGGCTCAATTTGAACCTTGGAGGAGGAGCAACAGCCACAACACAACCCATTTTAAGGCCAATGCAACCTTCTCCTCCTGTCCATACAATGGCCCAAGTACTTGATGTGAATTCCAGCATGATGACAACCAGTTCTCTTGGTGCTGAGAATAATGTTGGTTATGGAACAGAAGTGAGTAACAATATGAATTCTCATGGGAATAGGTATATGGGCATGGACCACCATTGCATGGATCTTGACAACTATTGGCCTTCCTACTAA
- the LOC114409071 gene encoding protein CUP-SHAPED COTYLEDON 2-like isoform X2: protein MQKEKEAIIKEGTTEIEMEGTRAKEGTLPPGFRFHPTDEELVTCYLVNKISDSNFTGRAITDVDLNKCEPWELPGKAKMGEKEWYFFSLRDRKYPTGVRTNRATNTGYWKTTGKDKEIFNSETSELIGMKKTLVFYKGRAPRGEKSNWVMHEYRIHSKSSYRTNRDEWVVCRVFKKSGGAKKYHSSNHARTVNPYSLEIGPSIMPPPMMQLGDPSAHFLYGRNYMNSAELAELARVLRGGGSTSSVNLPIQSQLSYPTSSSAGGGGFIISGLNLNLGGGATATTQPILRPMQPSPPVHTMAQVLDVNSSMMTTSSLGAENNVGYGTEVSNNMNSHGNRYMGMDHHCMDLDNYWPSY, encoded by the exons ATGCAA AAGGAAAAGGAAGCAATTATCAAGGAGGGGACTACGGAAATAGAAATGGAAGGAACTCGTGCAAAAGAGGGAACCCTACCACCGGGATTTCGATTTCACCCTACTGATGAAGAACTTGTCACTTGCTATCTCGTAAATAAGATATCAGATTCTAATTTTACAGGCAGAGCAATAACTGATGTTGATCTCAACAAATGTGAGCCATGGGAGCTTCCAG GGAAAGCAAAGATGGGAGAAAAAGAATGGTACTTCTTCAGTCTGAGAGACCGTAAATACCCAACGGGTGTGAGAACAAATCGAGCAACTAACACCGGGTATTGGAAGACCACAGGGAAAGACAAGGAGATCTTCAACAGTGAAACATCGGAGTTGATTGGCATGAAGAAGACTTTAGTTTTCTACAAAGGCAGAGCTCCCAGAGGAGAAAAAAGCAACTGGGTCATGCATGAATACCGCATTCACTCAAAATCCAGCTATAGAACTAACAGG GATGAATGGGTGGTTTGCCGGGTATTCAAGAAGAGCGGTGGTGCAAAGAAGTACCATTCCTCCAACCATGCAAGAACAGTGAATCCATACAGCTTGGAAATTGGACCAAGTATCATGCCACCACCAATGATGCAACTGGGAGATCCTAGTGCTCATTTCCTTTATGGAAGAAACTACATGAACAGTGCTGAGTTAGCTGAACTTGCTAGGGTTTTAAGAGGGGGTGGATCAACCAGTAGTGTCAACCTCCCAATTCAGTCTCAGTTGAGCTACCCTACATCATCATCAGCTGGAGGAGGAGGATTCATCATTTCAGGGCTCAATTTGAACCTTGGAGGAGGAGCAACAGCCACAACACAACCCATTTTAAGGCCAATGCAACCTTCTCCTCCTGTCCATACAATGGCCCAAGTACTTGATGTGAATTCCAGCATGATGACAACCAGTTCTCTTGGTGCTGAGAATAATGTTGGTTATGGAACAGAAGTGAGTAACAATATGAATTCTCATGGGAATAGGTATATGGGCATGGACCACCATTGCATGGATCTTGACAACTATTGGCCTTCCTACTAA
- the LOC114409071 gene encoding protein CUP-SHAPED COTYLEDON 3-like isoform X1, with amino-acid sequence MQKEKEAIIKEGTTEIEMEGTRAKEGTLPPGFRFHPTDEELVTCYLVNKISDSNFTGRAITDVDLNKCEPWELPGKAKMGEKEWYFFSLRDRKYPTGVRTNRATNTGYWKTTGKDKEIFNSETSELIGMKKTLVFYKGRAPRGEKSNWVMHEYRIHSKSSYRTNRQDEWVVCRVFKKSGGAKKYHSSNHARTVNPYSLEIGPSIMPPPMMQLGDPSAHFLYGRNYMNSAELAELARVLRGGGSTSSVNLPIQSQLSYPTSSSAGGGGFIISGLNLNLGGGATATTQPILRPMQPSPPVHTMAQVLDVNSSMMTTSSLGAENNVGYGTEVSNNMNSHGNRYMGMDHHCMDLDNYWPSY; translated from the exons ATGCAA AAGGAAAAGGAAGCAATTATCAAGGAGGGGACTACGGAAATAGAAATGGAAGGAACTCGTGCAAAAGAGGGAACCCTACCACCGGGATTTCGATTTCACCCTACTGATGAAGAACTTGTCACTTGCTATCTCGTAAATAAGATATCAGATTCTAATTTTACAGGCAGAGCAATAACTGATGTTGATCTCAACAAATGTGAGCCATGGGAGCTTCCAG GGAAAGCAAAGATGGGAGAAAAAGAATGGTACTTCTTCAGTCTGAGAGACCGTAAATACCCAACGGGTGTGAGAACAAATCGAGCAACTAACACCGGGTATTGGAAGACCACAGGGAAAGACAAGGAGATCTTCAACAGTGAAACATCGGAGTTGATTGGCATGAAGAAGACTTTAGTTTTCTACAAAGGCAGAGCTCCCAGAGGAGAAAAAAGCAACTGGGTCATGCATGAATACCGCATTCACTCAAAATCCAGCTATAGAACTAACAGG CAGGATGAATGGGTGGTTTGCCGGGTATTCAAGAAGAGCGGTGGTGCAAAGAAGTACCATTCCTCCAACCATGCAAGAACAGTGAATCCATACAGCTTGGAAATTGGACCAAGTATCATGCCACCACCAATGATGCAACTGGGAGATCCTAGTGCTCATTTCCTTTATGGAAGAAACTACATGAACAGTGCTGAGTTAGCTGAACTTGCTAGGGTTTTAAGAGGGGGTGGATCAACCAGTAGTGTCAACCTCCCAATTCAGTCTCAGTTGAGCTACCCTACATCATCATCAGCTGGAGGAGGAGGATTCATCATTTCAGGGCTCAATTTGAACCTTGGAGGAGGAGCAACAGCCACAACACAACCCATTTTAAGGCCAATGCAACCTTCTCCTCCTGTCCATACAATGGCCCAAGTACTTGATGTGAATTCCAGCATGATGACAACCAGTTCTCTTGGTGCTGAGAATAATGTTGGTTATGGAACAGAAGTGAGTAACAATATGAATTCTCATGGGAATAGGTATATGGGCATGGACCACCATTGCATGGATCTTGACAACTATTGGCCTTCCTACTAA